The following proteins are co-located in the Pseudarthrobacter siccitolerans genome:
- a CDS encoding APC family permease has translation MLTIFNAVKRVLVGRPFRNDRMAHTLLPKKIALPIFASDALSSVAYAPDEILLTLALAGVSAVAFSPWVGLAVMVVLLTVVASYRQNVHAYPSGGGDYEIANENLGKFAGLTVASALLVDYVLTVAVSMSSAAAYLTTAVPSLHGQQAMIATIGVVVLALVNLRGIKEAGSVFAVPTYIFMASIIGMTAVGIFQAATGQLGQAPSAAFTIVPAAGFDEGLVGLAGAFLLLRAFSSGAAALTGVEAISNGVPNFKVPKSKNAATTLLLLGVIGAAMLAGIIYLANATKVHIVLDPAKEFLLNGNPLPEDYIQNPAISQIAQTIFGPGSIPFYIVVAATGVILVFASNTAFNGFPVLGSILAQDGYLPRQLRTRGDRLAFSNGVLALAAGALVLIIAFDADVTKLIQLYIVGVFISFTASQLGMIRHWGRELKLAKDKAVRRRMAKSRAINTVGFGMTALVLVIVLITKFEQGAWIALLAMFVLFLIMWSIRAHYDNVARELAVDADSSPRALPTRVHAVLLVSHVRKPVLRALAYARASRPSRLDAITVDIDPEETAHTVGDWEKLDIPVPLTVLASPYRETVTPIMEYVKQMRRDSPRDLVVVYIPEYVVGKWWEQLVHNQTALRIKTRLHFEPGVMVASVPWQLKSSEEAKNLQDVQ, from the coding sequence GTGCTGACAATATTCAATGCGGTCAAGCGCGTGCTGGTGGGCAGGCCATTCCGGAATGACCGGATGGCCCATACCCTGCTCCCGAAAAAGATCGCACTTCCGATTTTCGCGTCGGACGCGCTGTCCTCGGTAGCGTACGCGCCGGATGAAATCCTGCTGACCCTGGCCCTGGCCGGGGTCAGTGCCGTGGCCTTCTCGCCGTGGGTGGGCCTGGCCGTGATGGTAGTGCTGCTGACCGTGGTGGCCTCCTACCGGCAGAATGTCCACGCGTACCCTTCCGGCGGCGGTGACTATGAGATCGCCAATGAGAACCTGGGCAAGTTCGCGGGCCTCACCGTGGCGTCGGCCCTGCTGGTGGACTACGTCCTGACGGTTGCCGTGTCCATGTCCTCGGCAGCGGCCTACCTGACGACGGCGGTCCCGTCACTGCACGGCCAGCAGGCCATGATAGCCACCATCGGCGTTGTCGTCCTCGCCCTGGTCAACCTGCGCGGCATCAAGGAAGCCGGCAGCGTGTTCGCGGTGCCCACCTATATCTTCATGGCGTCCATTATTGGTATGACGGCCGTGGGCATCTTCCAGGCCGCCACCGGGCAGCTGGGGCAGGCGCCGTCCGCTGCCTTCACGATCGTCCCGGCGGCGGGCTTCGATGAAGGCCTGGTGGGCCTGGCGGGAGCCTTCCTCCTGCTGCGGGCCTTCTCCTCCGGAGCCGCGGCACTCACGGGCGTGGAGGCCATCAGCAACGGCGTCCCGAATTTCAAGGTCCCCAAGAGCAAAAACGCTGCCACCACGCTGCTGCTCCTGGGCGTGATCGGCGCGGCGATGCTGGCGGGCATCATCTACCTGGCCAACGCCACCAAGGTCCACATTGTGCTGGACCCGGCCAAAGAGTTCCTGCTCAACGGCAATCCGCTGCCCGAGGACTACATCCAGAATCCGGCCATCAGCCAGATCGCCCAGACCATCTTCGGGCCCGGCTCCATCCCGTTCTACATCGTGGTGGCCGCCACCGGCGTCATCCTGGTCTTTGCCTCCAATACTGCCTTCAACGGCTTCCCGGTCCTGGGCTCCATCCTTGCCCAGGACGGCTACCTTCCCCGCCAGCTCCGCACCAGGGGCGATCGGCTCGCCTTCAGCAATGGCGTCCTTGCCCTCGCCGCCGGTGCACTGGTGCTGATCATCGCGTTCGACGCCGATGTCACTAAACTGATCCAGCTCTACATCGTGGGCGTCTTCATCTCCTTCACTGCCAGCCAGCTGGGCATGATCCGCCACTGGGGCAGGGAACTGAAACTGGCCAAGGACAAGGCCGTGCGGCGCCGCATGGCGAAGTCCCGCGCCATCAACACCGTGGGCTTCGGCATGACCGCACTGGTGCTGGTCATCGTCCTGATCACCAAATTCGAGCAGGGCGCCTGGATTGCGCTGCTGGCCATGTTCGTTCTCTTCCTGATCATGTGGAGCATCCGGGCGCACTACGACAATGTGGCCAGGGAACTTGCAGTGGACGCGGATTCCTCACCGCGTGCCCTGCCCACGCGCGTCCATGCCGTCCTGCTGGTGTCCCACGTCCGCAAGCCCGTCCTCCGTGCCCTGGCCTACGCCCGGGCTTCCCGCCCCTCGCGCCTGGACGCGATCACGGTTGACATCGATCCCGAAGAAACGGCACACACGGTGGGCGACTGGGAAAAGCTGGACATTCCCGTGCCGCTGACAGTGCTGGCCAGCCCCTACCGTGAGACGGTCACGCCCATCATGGAGTACGTCAAACAGATGCGGCGGGATTCGCCGCGCGACCTGGTGGTGGTGTACATCCCCGAGTACGTGGTGGGCAAGTGGTGGGAGCAGCTGGTCCACAACCAGACCGCACTGCGCATCAAGACCCGGCTGCACTTCGAACCCGGCGTCATGGTGGCCAGCGTTCCCTGGCAGCTCAAATCATCCGAAGAAGCGAAAAACCTGCAGGACGTCCAATGA
- a CDS encoding class I SAM-dependent RNA methyltransferase: MISKTQLQPAPAGEAGTEVVLDVGPVAHGGHCVARHEGRVIFVRHAIPGEKVRARLTDADEKAKFWRADVVEVLEASPDRVDHFWHAADSRRAWSHGHPPVGGAEFGHIALARQRSLKADVLAEQLKRLAGVEQLPESPAGTSVEAVGGTSDGGSGLGWRTRASFSVTSAGRLGMHAHRSGHIIPVREMPLATDAVNNLRLWDIDLQGVDRVEVAAPANGSRPLVLLAPAEGTKPKRLAAIAAQLPADVSVAAFDPLTEAVEQLRGRLWVQESAAGHEYRVTGAGFWQIHRDAPGTLVGAVTEFLQGGGFLHPGAVVADLYAGAGLFTAVLADAVGDTGSVLSVEGAPGTSRDARKNLHAAPHVEIVQGRVERVLRQKPRDFDALILDPPRAGAGKAVVGQLVASNPRAIAYVSCDPASFARDVGYFRQAGWELSALRAFDLYPHTHHLETVALLTPRP, translated from the coding sequence ATGATTTCAAAGACACAACTCCAGCCGGCACCTGCCGGAGAAGCCGGCACTGAAGTAGTGCTCGACGTCGGACCCGTGGCCCACGGCGGGCACTGCGTGGCCAGGCATGAAGGCCGCGTCATTTTTGTCCGCCACGCCATCCCCGGCGAGAAGGTGCGGGCCCGGCTCACGGACGCTGACGAGAAGGCCAAGTTCTGGCGTGCTGACGTAGTGGAAGTCCTCGAAGCCTCGCCGGACCGCGTGGACCATTTCTGGCACGCGGCGGATTCACGCAGAGCCTGGAGCCACGGCCACCCGCCGGTGGGCGGAGCGGAGTTCGGCCATATCGCCTTGGCCCGCCAGCGCAGTCTCAAGGCAGACGTACTCGCCGAACAGCTCAAGCGGCTCGCCGGCGTCGAGCAACTGCCGGAAAGTCCGGCAGGAACGTCCGTGGAAGCCGTGGGCGGAACGTCCGACGGCGGCAGCGGCCTCGGGTGGCGGACGCGCGCAAGTTTCTCCGTCACCTCCGCCGGCAGGCTGGGGATGCACGCCCACCGTTCCGGACACATCATCCCGGTCAGGGAGATGCCCCTGGCCACCGACGCTGTCAACAACCTGCGCCTGTGGGACATCGACCTGCAGGGGGTGGACCGCGTGGAGGTGGCTGCGCCAGCGAACGGCTCGCGTCCGCTGGTGCTCCTGGCCCCGGCGGAGGGCACCAAACCCAAGCGGCTCGCGGCCATCGCAGCCCAACTGCCCGCCGACGTATCCGTCGCGGCCTTTGATCCGTTAACGGAAGCCGTCGAGCAGTTGCGCGGACGGCTGTGGGTGCAGGAATCAGCAGCCGGACATGAGTACCGCGTGACCGGCGCCGGGTTCTGGCAGATCCACCGCGACGCGCCCGGGACACTTGTGGGGGCTGTCACAGAATTCCTGCAGGGCGGCGGCTTCCTCCATCCCGGCGCTGTAGTGGCGGACCTGTACGCCGGAGCGGGCCTTTTCACGGCGGTCCTTGCCGACGCGGTCGGCGACACGGGCTCGGTCCTTTCGGTGGAAGGCGCCCCGGGAACGAGCCGCGACGCACGAAAGAACCTGCACGCGGCGCCGCACGTGGAGATCGTCCAGGGCCGTGTTGAGCGCGTCCTCCGCCAGAAACCACGGGATTTCGACGCCCTGATCCTGGACCCGCCCCGGGCGGGGGCCGGGAAAGCGGTGGTGGGGCAGCTTGTTGCCTCGAACCCGCGCGCCATTGCATACGTGTCCTGCGACCCGGCGTCGTTCGCCCGTGACGTGGGGTACTTCCGCCAGGCCGGCTGGGAGCTCTCCGCCCTCCGGGCCTTCGACCTGTACCCGCACACCCACCACCTGGAGACGGTGGCCCTGCTGACTCCGCGTCCCTGA
- a CDS encoding aconitate hydratase — MSTVDSFGSKGKLNVAGTEYEIFRLNSVEGAENLPFSLKVLLENLLRTEDGANITADHVRALAGWDPNAQPDTEIQFTPARVIMQDFTGVPCVVDLATMREAVKELGGDPKRVNPLAPAEMVIDHSVQIDAFGNSGALERNMEIEYQRNGERYQFLRWGQTAFDDFKVVPPGTGIVHQVNIEYLARTVMTREVDGVVRAYPDTCVGTDSHTTMVNGLGVLGWGVGGIEAEAAMLGQPVSMLIPRVVGFKLTGSIPAGATATDVVLTITEQLRKHGVVGKFVEFYGEGVAAVPLANRATIGNMSPEFGSTAAMFPIDDVTLDYLRLTGRSEQNVALVESYAKEQGLWHDPSREIKFSEYLELDLSTVVPSIAGPKRPQDRIELTEAKDEFRHDLKNYVSHDANAGTLDESLEETFPASDSPSFTAGATHISDTDREPPKYSAAHGGAGRISSPVPVKMADGREFELDHGAVTIASITSCTNTSNPSVMLAAAVLARNAVEKGLTAKPWVKTSVAPGSKVVTDYYEKSGLTPYLEKLGFYIVGYGCATCIGNSGPLEAEISEAVQANDLAVAAVLSGNRNFEGRINPDVKMNYLASPPLVIAYALAGSMDFDFETDALGKDEAGNDVFLKDIWPNPVEVQQVIDSSIDKEMFAKGYEGVFEGDARWKALDTPAGDTFAWDPNSTYVRKPPYFEGMQAQPEPVTDIAGARVLLKLGDSVTTDHISPAGSFKSDTPAGQYLLANGVERKDFNSYGSRRGNHEVMIRGTFANIRIKNQILDGVEGGYTRDFSQEGGPQAFVYDAAQNYQAAGTPLVVLAGKEYGSGSSRDWAAKGTALLGVKAVIAESYERIHRSNLIGMGVLPLQFPAGESAATLGLTGTETFSVEGVTALNEGTTPKTLKVTATAEDGSAKSFDAVLRIDTPGEADYYRNGGILQYVLRQISAN, encoded by the coding sequence ATGAGCACTGTGGACAGCTTCGGTTCAAAAGGCAAACTTAATGTAGCCGGAACCGAATACGAAATTTTCCGGTTGAACTCCGTTGAAGGTGCAGAAAACCTTCCGTTCAGCCTCAAGGTATTGCTTGAAAACCTGTTGAGGACCGAGGACGGCGCGAACATCACTGCCGATCACGTCCGCGCCTTGGCAGGCTGGGATCCCAACGCCCAGCCCGATACAGAAATCCAGTTCACGCCGGCACGCGTGATCATGCAGGACTTCACCGGCGTTCCCTGCGTGGTTGACCTGGCGACGATGCGTGAAGCGGTCAAGGAACTGGGTGGGGACCCCAAGCGGGTGAACCCGCTGGCACCTGCCGAAATGGTCATTGACCACTCGGTCCAGATCGATGCCTTCGGCAACTCCGGCGCGCTGGAGCGCAACATGGAGATCGAATACCAGCGCAACGGGGAGCGTTACCAGTTCCTGCGCTGGGGCCAGACGGCCTTTGACGACTTCAAGGTAGTTCCCCCGGGAACGGGCATCGTGCACCAGGTCAACATCGAATACCTGGCCCGCACCGTCATGACCCGCGAAGTTGACGGCGTTGTGCGCGCCTACCCCGACACCTGCGTGGGCACTGACTCGCACACCACCATGGTCAACGGCCTGGGTGTGCTCGGCTGGGGCGTCGGCGGCATCGAAGCCGAGGCCGCCATGCTGGGCCAGCCCGTTTCCATGTTGATCCCGCGCGTTGTGGGCTTCAAGCTGACCGGGTCCATCCCGGCCGGCGCCACCGCCACCGACGTGGTGCTCACCATCACCGAACAGCTGCGCAAGCACGGTGTTGTGGGCAAGTTCGTGGAGTTCTACGGCGAAGGCGTGGCCGCTGTGCCGCTCGCCAACCGCGCCACCATCGGCAACATGAGCCCGGAATTCGGTTCCACCGCCGCCATGTTCCCGATCGACGACGTCACCCTGGACTACCTGCGCCTCACCGGCCGCTCGGAGCAGAACGTGGCCCTCGTGGAGTCCTACGCCAAGGAGCAGGGCCTCTGGCACGATCCTTCCCGCGAGATCAAGTTCTCCGAGTACCTGGAACTGGACCTGTCCACGGTTGTTCCGTCTATCGCCGGCCCCAAGCGCCCGCAGGACCGCATCGAACTGACCGAGGCCAAGGACGAGTTCCGCCACGACCTCAAGAACTACGTCTCCCACGATGCCAACGCCGGAACCCTGGACGAATCGCTGGAAGAAACCTTCCCGGCGTCGGACTCGCCCTCCTTCACGGCCGGTGCCACGCACATCTCCGACACCGACCGTGAACCGCCGAAGTACTCGGCAGCGCACGGGGGAGCGGGACGCATCTCCAGCCCCGTCCCCGTGAAGATGGCTGACGGCCGCGAGTTCGAACTGGACCACGGTGCAGTCACCATCGCCTCCATCACCTCCTGCACCAACACGTCCAACCCCTCCGTCATGCTGGCCGCTGCGGTCCTGGCGCGCAACGCCGTCGAAAAGGGCCTCACCGCCAAGCCCTGGGTGAAGACCTCCGTTGCCCCCGGCTCCAAGGTGGTCACGGACTACTACGAGAAGTCCGGCCTGACCCCCTACCTGGAGAAGCTCGGCTTCTACATCGTGGGCTACGGCTGCGCCACCTGCATCGGCAACTCCGGCCCGCTGGAAGCCGAAATCTCCGAGGCCGTCCAGGCCAACGACCTCGCCGTCGCGGCCGTCCTCTCGGGCAACCGCAACTTCGAAGGCCGCATCAACCCGGACGTGAAGATGAACTACCTGGCCTCCCCGCCGCTGGTCATCGCCTACGCCCTGGCCGGCTCCATGGACTTCGACTTCGAAACCGACGCCCTGGGCAAGGACGAGGCCGGCAACGACGTCTTCCTGAAGGACATTTGGCCGAACCCGGTGGAGGTCCAGCAGGTCATCGATTCCTCCATCGACAAGGAAATGTTCGCCAAGGGCTACGAAGGCGTCTTTGAGGGCGACGCGCGCTGGAAGGCCCTGGACACCCCCGCCGGTGACACCTTCGCCTGGGATCCGAACTCCACCTACGTCCGGAAGCCCCCGTACTTCGAGGGCATGCAGGCACAGCCGGAGCCGGTCACGGACATCGCGGGCGCCCGCGTGCTCCTGAAGCTCGGCGATTCGGTCACCACCGACCACATCTCCCCGGCCGGTTCCTTCAAGTCCGACACCCCTGCCGGGCAGTACCTGCTGGCAAACGGCGTGGAGCGCAAGGACTTCAACTCCTACGGTTCCCGCCGCGGCAACCACGAGGTGATGATCCGCGGAACGTTCGCGAACATCCGCATCAAGAACCAGATCCTGGACGGCGTCGAAGGTGGCTACACCCGCGACTTCAGCCAGGAAGGCGGCCCGCAGGCGTTCGTTTACGACGCCGCGCAGAACTACCAGGCAGCCGGCACTCCGCTGGTGGTCCTGGCCGGCAAGGAATACGGTTCCGGCTCATCCCGTGACTGGGCTGCCAAGGGCACCGCCCTGCTGGGCGTGAAGGCTGTCATCGCCGAGAGCTACGAGCGCATCCACCGCTCCAACCTCATCGGCATGGGCGTCCTGCCGCTGCAGTTCCCCGCCGGCGAATCGGCCGCGACCCTGGGCCTTACCGGCACGGAAACGTTCTCCGTTGAGGGTGTCACCGCCCTGAACGAGGGCACCACGCCCAAGACGCTCAAGGTCACCGCCACGGCTGAAGACGGATCCGCAAAGTCCTTCGACGCAGTCCTGCGCATCGATACCCCGGGTGAAGCGGACTACTACCGCAACGGCGGCATCCTGCAGTACGTGCTGCGCCAGATCTCCGCAAACTAG
- the dxs gene encoding 1-deoxy-D-xylulose-5-phosphate synthase — translation MGILDTIRNPQDLNELSEEQLNQLASEIRDFLITNVSQTGGHLGPNLGVVELTLAVHRIFDSPRDSIVFDTGHQSYVHKLLTGRQDFSTLRQQGGMSGYPSRAESDHDIVESSHASSSLSWADGISRARQLTGEGDRHVVAVVGDGALTGGMAWEAINNIAADKRRRVVIVVNDNGRSYAPTVGGFADYLASLRPTIDSFRATPAYERALDWWKKKLQNGGPMGQFTYKSLHAMKKGIKDWWAPQGMFEDLGMKYIGPVDGHNLQAMEHALSTARHYAGPVIVHAMTEKGHGYAPARAHEADQFHAVGIIDPETGEPTGSAGAQSWTSVFADEIAAIADERKDVVGITGAMLIPVGLHKFAARHPDRVIDVGIAEQHALTSAAGMAFGGLHPVVAVYATFLNRAFDQLLMDVALHKAGVTIVLDRAGVTGPDGASHHGMWDMSMVQIVPGLHLAAPRDASRLREELREAVAISDAPTVVRYSKGSVGAEVEALERLSDGVDVLSRRPSGSTENDVLIISVGAMSELALDVSNRLGAQGISTTVVDPRWVLPVPRSIVALASHHRLVVCIEDGVRAGGVGSRIRQEMRAAGVDTALNEVGLPVEFLDHGTRNQVLERVGMTAQQITHDVVAQVLGTKVPFARPLPGQQHPTTGSLPIL, via the coding sequence TTGGGAATCTTGGACACCATCCGGAATCCGCAGGACCTGAACGAGTTGTCTGAAGAACAGCTGAACCAGCTGGCTTCAGAGATCAGGGATTTCCTGATCACTAACGTCTCCCAGACGGGCGGCCACCTCGGGCCAAACCTCGGCGTGGTGGAGCTCACGCTCGCCGTGCACCGCATTTTCGACTCGCCCCGCGACAGTATCGTCTTTGACACCGGGCACCAGTCCTACGTCCACAAGCTCCTCACCGGGCGCCAGGACTTTAGTACCCTCCGCCAGCAGGGCGGCATGTCGGGCTACCCGTCCCGGGCAGAATCCGATCACGACATCGTCGAAAGCTCCCATGCTTCCTCGTCGCTGTCCTGGGCTGACGGGATCTCCCGGGCCCGCCAGCTCACCGGTGAAGGCGACCGGCACGTCGTCGCGGTGGTGGGCGACGGCGCACTGACCGGCGGCATGGCCTGGGAAGCGATCAACAACATCGCCGCGGACAAGCGGCGCCGCGTGGTCATCGTGGTTAACGACAACGGCAGGTCCTACGCCCCCACTGTGGGCGGCTTTGCCGATTACCTCGCCTCCCTGCGTCCCACCATCGATTCCTTCCGCGCCACCCCCGCCTATGAACGGGCCCTGGACTGGTGGAAGAAGAAGCTGCAAAACGGCGGACCCATGGGCCAGTTCACCTACAAGAGCCTGCATGCCATGAAGAAGGGCATCAAGGACTGGTGGGCCCCGCAGGGCATGTTCGAAGACCTCGGCATGAAATACATCGGTCCGGTGGACGGCCACAACCTCCAGGCCATGGAACACGCACTGTCCACTGCCAGGCACTATGCCGGGCCCGTCATAGTCCATGCCATGACCGAAAAGGGACACGGCTACGCCCCGGCCCGCGCCCACGAGGCTGACCAGTTCCACGCGGTGGGCATCATCGACCCCGAAACCGGCGAACCCACCGGCAGCGCCGGGGCCCAGTCCTGGACTTCCGTATTCGCTGACGAGATCGCCGCCATTGCTGATGAACGCAAGGACGTTGTGGGCATCACCGGCGCCATGCTCATCCCCGTGGGCCTGCACAAGTTCGCCGCCCGGCACCCGGACCGCGTGATCGACGTCGGCATCGCCGAGCAGCACGCCCTGACCTCGGCAGCAGGCATGGCCTTCGGCGGCCTCCACCCCGTGGTGGCTGTTTACGCAACGTTCCTGAACCGCGCCTTCGACCAGCTTCTGATGGACGTTGCCCTGCACAAGGCCGGCGTGACCATCGTCCTGGACCGCGCCGGCGTCACCGGCCCGGACGGCGCCAGCCACCACGGCATGTGGGACATGTCCATGGTGCAGATCGTCCCCGGCCTGCACCTGGCCGCGCCCCGCGATGCCAGCAGGCTGCGGGAGGAACTCCGCGAAGCCGTGGCCATCAGCGATGCTCCCACGGTCGTCCGCTACTCCAAGGGTTCAGTCGGAGCCGAAGTGGAGGCGCTGGAACGCCTCAGCGACGGCGTGGACGTCCTCTCCCGCCGGCCGTCGGGTTCCACTGAGAACGATGTGCTGATCATCTCCGTTGGCGCCATGTCCGAGCTCGCGCTGGATGTTTCCAACCGGCTCGGCGCCCAAGGCATCAGCACCACGGTGGTGGATCCGCGCTGGGTGCTTCCGGTCCCACGGTCCATCGTTGCGCTGGCATCGCACCACCGCCTGGTGGTCTGCATCGAGGACGGTGTCCGTGCCGGCGGCGTGGGCTCCCGTATCCGTCAGGAGATGCGCGCGGCCGGAGTGGACACCGCCCTGAACGAGGTGGGCCTGCCGGTCGAATTCCTGGACCACGGCACCCGCAACCAGGTCCTGGAGCGCGTGGGCATGACGGCCCAGCAGATTACGCACGACGTCGTAGCCCAGGTTCTGGGGACAAAGGTCCCCTTTGCGCGTCCCCTGCCCGGCCAGCAGCATCCCACCACCGGCAGCCTTCCGATCCTGTGA
- a CDS encoding DUF402 domain-containing protein — MGDPAGGKHPGPSREPQGLVPGHLVVARNRKWNGKAHWVVPGRYLGEDRHGWWIFQGTNEFCSRPGAAFYTKSDAVLLIPREGDWVATFYDDAHPGGVRIYIDLAVAHEWNPIRRAVTEFHVIDMDLDVVRTADRGVFIDDEDEFAEHRVAMDYPPHLVEALEASTGQLYQAVKAEQAPFDGTDIEWFTKGRL; from the coding sequence GTGGGGGACCCTGCAGGAGGAAAGCATCCGGGGCCCAGCCGCGAACCGCAGGGCCTTGTTCCCGGCCACCTCGTGGTGGCGCGCAATCGCAAATGGAACGGCAAAGCGCATTGGGTGGTCCCCGGACGCTACCTGGGTGAGGACCGGCACGGCTGGTGGATCTTCCAGGGAACCAACGAATTCTGCTCCCGGCCAGGCGCCGCGTTCTATACAAAGTCTGACGCCGTCCTGCTCATTCCCCGTGAGGGCGACTGGGTGGCCACGTTCTACGACGACGCCCACCCCGGCGGCGTCCGGATCTACATCGACCTGGCCGTGGCGCACGAATGGAACCCGATCCGCCGGGCAGTCACCGAGTTCCACGTCATCGACATGGACCTGGACGTGGTGCGGACAGCGGACCGCGGCGTGTTCATCGACGACGAGGACGAGTTCGCCGAACACCGCGTGGCCATGGACTACCCGCCACACCTGGTGGAAGCACTCGAGGCCTCCACCGGACAGCTTTACCAGGCCGTGAAGGCGGAGCAGGCACCCTTCGACGGCACCGATATTGAATGGTTTACCAAGGGACGGTTATGA
- a CDS encoding aldo/keto reductase, whose translation MTTYRRVGKSGLTVSTVGLGCNNLGRANTLTESQEATDAVVHAAVDAGITLFDVADTYGREPGLSETMLGKALGSRRAGVVVATKFGMDMKGASGPDFGARGSRRYIIQAVEASLRRLGTDWIDLYQFHTPDPLTPIDETLSALDTLVTSGKVRYIGHSNRAGWQIAQAEYVARELGGARFISTQNHYNLLDRRAELEVTPAAEEFGLGVLPYFPLANGLLTGKYAPGYAPDGSRLSHTRQHMVHDADWDQLGRFSSFARERGLSEIQVAFSWLSAQPSVASVIAGATRPEQVRQNAEAAEWIPSEKDLAELDSIFPAVPKVALF comes from the coding sequence GTGACCACCTACCGCCGTGTCGGAAAGTCCGGCCTCACTGTTTCCACCGTTGGCCTGGGCTGCAACAACCTTGGCCGCGCCAACACCCTCACCGAGTCGCAGGAAGCAACCGACGCTGTGGTCCATGCTGCGGTGGATGCCGGAATCACCCTGTTCGACGTGGCGGACACCTACGGCAGGGAACCCGGACTCAGCGAAACAATGCTCGGCAAGGCCCTCGGCAGCAGGCGGGCCGGCGTCGTCGTTGCCACCAAGTTCGGCATGGACATGAAGGGCGCCAGCGGCCCCGACTTCGGCGCCAGGGGCTCCCGCCGCTACATCATCCAGGCCGTGGAAGCCTCGCTCCGCCGCCTGGGCACCGACTGGATCGACCTCTACCAGTTCCACACGCCGGACCCGCTCACCCCGATAGATGAAACCCTGTCCGCCCTGGACACGCTCGTCACCAGCGGCAAGGTGCGCTACATCGGGCACTCCAACAGGGCCGGATGGCAGATCGCACAAGCGGAGTACGTCGCCCGGGAACTCGGGGGTGCACGCTTTATCTCAACCCAGAACCACTACAACCTCCTGGACCGGCGGGCCGAGCTTGAAGTCACCCCGGCAGCGGAGGAATTCGGCCTGGGCGTCCTTCCCTACTTCCCTTTGGCCAACGGACTGCTGACCGGCAAGTACGCGCCGGGCTATGCCCCGGACGGCTCGCGGCTCAGCCACACCCGCCAACACATGGTCCACGACGCCGACTGGGACCAGCTGGGCCGGTTCAGCAGCTTTGCCAGGGAACGCGGGCTGAGCGAGATCCAGGTCGCCTTCTCCTGGCTGTCAGCCCAGCCGTCCGTCGCCAGCGTCATCGCCGGCGCCACCCGGCCGGAACAGGTGCGGCAGAACGCCGAAGCAGCGGAGTGGATTCCCTCCGAAAAGGACCTCGCGGAGCTGGACAGCATTTTCCCCGCAGTGCCCAAGGTGGCGCTCTTCTAG
- a CDS encoding nucleoside hydrolase, with the protein MTAFLLDVDTGIDDALALAYLAALPDTEFVCVTATPGNVDADQVARNTLALLELCGRPAVEVAIGARAPLSIPLLTTPETHGPQGIGYAVLPEPAGAVSERNAVDLWVEHARARPGELTALITAPLTNFALALRQEPRLPELLAKVVIMGGSFYHQGNTTPTAEWNTHVDPHAAKEVYAAFQGRPLEKLPIVCSLDTTERMELHPDHVRQLAEAAGARVPELVLPDQPEGLRSTSGNTLVRHLSDALRFYFEFHRHYDQGYLAHVHDYFAAGVAAGTLDFEARPATVDVETGSQMLMGTTVADFRGLWGIPPNARVVSANHPEAAFRELVSAVGSLARRLG; encoded by the coding sequence ATGACTGCCTTCCTCCTGGACGTGGACACGGGCATCGACGACGCCCTGGCCCTCGCCTACCTCGCCGCCCTGCCGGACACGGAGTTCGTGTGCGTCACCGCCACGCCCGGAAACGTGGACGCGGACCAGGTGGCGCGCAACACCCTGGCGCTGCTGGAGCTGTGTGGCCGCCCGGCAGTGGAAGTGGCCATCGGCGCCCGCGCACCGCTGTCCATACCGCTGCTGACCACGCCCGAAACCCACGGCCCGCAAGGCATCGGATACGCCGTCCTGCCGGAGCCCGCCGGCGCGGTTTCGGAGCGGAACGCCGTGGACCTGTGGGTTGAGCACGCCCGGGCCCGGCCCGGGGAGCTCACCGCCCTGATCACCGCACCCCTGACCAACTTTGCGCTGGCACTCCGGCAGGAACCACGGCTGCCCGAGCTGCTCGCGAAGGTGGTCATCATGGGCGGCAGCTTCTACCATCAGGGCAACACAACACCCACTGCAGAGTGGAACACGCACGTGGACCCGCACGCGGCCAAGGAAGTCTACGCCGCCTTTCAGGGCCGGCCGCTGGAAAAGCTCCCGATTGTCTGCTCGCTGGACACCACCGAGCGGATGGAACTGCACCCCGACCATGTCCGGCAGCTGGCGGAGGCCGCCGGCGCCAGGGTTCCCGAACTGGTGCTCCCCGACCAGCCGGAGGGCCTGCGCAGCACCTCCGGCAACACACTGGTACGGCACTTGTCCGACGCCCTGCGGTTCTACTTCGAATTCCACCGCCATTATGACCAGGGCTACCTGGCCCACGTCCACGACTACTTTGCCGCCGGCGTCGCCGCGGGCACCCTGGACTTCGAAGCCCGGCCCGCCACCGTGGACGTGGAAACCGGTTCACAGATGCTGATGGGTACCACCGTTGCCGACTTCCGTGGCCTCTGGGGAATCCCGCCGAATGCCCGAGTGGTGTCCGCAAACCATCCCGAAGCTGCCTTCCGGGAGCTGGTGTCCGCCGTCGGCAGCCTGGCCCGCCGGCTGGGTTGA